One Clavelina lepadiformis chromosome 1, kaClaLepa1.1, whole genome shotgun sequence genomic region harbors:
- the LOC143471890 gene encoding uncharacterized protein LOC143471890 has translation MTIKTLAFTETSPGIRVKEKTVTLVSQQKSEKSYKLDGSYLAESGYTQAFSQHMSKPTQKVLSGHNVSIVGFSQNMIAKNSIFEGDSGLVALGLREIFQQIGKTTDFEYLVSVSMLQVKNDGKCTDLLNPSGRKLELQNHSHQGLYVDGLSFLVCPSSEDTLRLFEDGCQVENSLKLTPFMTYFTVHVLKQPKAGRKGNSSIGSLKFVRIFAEKKHLPNVLAILSTAAQRKSHGFDVSKPITESLLMVALVGNVDSFLIASVFGKDENEMLLSAIQPLSGVGSPPKEVHHDNLVILQRLRQEIASVRNRLAAQSVPNKADISQMENLVHDLDQTKKSAWDQIILRSEQFYEERKTSYSNKGLLWILESTKPANREKLLELQRRRDKLVEEYKNQRQITSKLSAELKMHIDDYTQAVKSGRQDDKDDKSRVAKIQELKEQFRKETDKLKEIETKQKAFEEKLMKERQEGLEESSSSFDVVFRAMVEEREKLKQENHQLVEEELEKMKIDVDHAKAELQMRFSSNSLVQSNDEVLTHAIELATLRSEKIVITTQLDALKHEKSQMEDQMRILAEKHSREMEIQQLQSLQTFRAYREVFEEFKVELENRWRGLLDDAIQDAVFLNARNTEMMENNTKLQLEVAQLKDDRSIKPSRANNKA, from the exons atgaccATCAAAACACTTGCATTCACGGAGACATCACCTGGGATAAGAGTGAAGGAAAAGACTGTAACTTTGGTTTCTCAACAAAAG AGTGAAAAGTCATACAAGTTGGATGGCTCATATCTCGCGGAATCTGGTTATACACAAGCATTTTCACAACATATGAGCAAACCtacacaaaaagttttatctgGACATAATGTTTCAATTGTTGGATTTTCCCAAAATATGATAG caaaaaattcaatatttGAAGGAGACTCTGGATTGGTTGCTTTGGGGTTACGCGagatttttcaacaaattggAAAGACTACAGACTTCGAATATCTTGTGTCTGTATCCATGCTACAG GTAAAAAATGATGGAAAATGTACAGATCTCTTGAATCCATCGGGGAGAAAACTTGAACTTCAAAATCATTCTCATCAAGGCCT ttacGTTGATGGTCTTTCATTTTTGGTTTGCCCTTCTTCTGAAGATACCTTGAGGTTGTTTGAAGATGGTTGCCAGGTTGAAAACTCGTTGAAGCTCACTCCATTCATGACATATTTTACAGTTCATGTCTTAAAGCAGCCAAAGG CTGGCAGGAAAGGCAACAGTTCTATTGGTTCCTTGAAGTTTGTCAGgatttttgctgaaaagaaACATTTGCCAAA CGTCCTTGCCATTCTATCAACTGCTGCACAGAGGAAAAGTCATGGTTTCGATGTCAGCAAGCCAATTACGGAAAGTTTGCTAATGGTTGCGCTTGTTGGCAATGTAGATTCATTCCTGATAGCATCTGTTTTCGGAAAGG ATGAAAATGAAATGCTCCTCTCAGCGATCCAGCCCCTATCTGGAGTTGGTTCTCCACCAAAGGAAGTTCATCATGATAACTTGGTAATATTACAACGATTGAGACAAGAAATAGCAAGTGTGAGAAACCGACTTGCAGCCCAGTCTGTGCCAAACAAAG CTGACATATCTCAAATGGAAAATCTTGTGCATGATTTGgatcaaacaaaaaagagTGCCTGGGATCAAATCATATTGAGATCAGAGCAATTTTatgaagaaagaaaaacaagttaCTCAAACAA AGGCTTGCTTTGGATTTTGGAATCTACGAAGCCTGCCAATCGGGAGAAATTATTGGAACTTCAAAGGAGGCGTGACAAG CTGGTTGAAGAATACAAAAATCAACGGCAAATAACGTCAAAACTCAGCGCAGAGTTGAAAATGCACATTGATGACTACACACAGGCTGTTAAGTCAG GCAGGCAAGATGATAAAGATGATAAATCTCGGGTGGCTAAAATTCAAGAGCTTAAGGAACAATTTCGAAAGGAGACCGATAAACTGaaagaaattgaaacaaaacaaaaagcatttgaagaaaaacttATGAAGGAGAGACAA GAGGGTTTGGAAGAATCTTCATCCTCGTTTGATGTTGTCTTTCGAGCAATGGTCGAGGAAAgagaaaaactaaaacaggAAAATCACCAACTTGTCGAAGAAGaacttgaaaaaatgaaa ATAGATGTTGATCACGCAAAAGCAGAGCTTCAGATGAGATTTTCATCAAATTCTTTGGTGCAGTCCAACGATGAAGTCCTCACTCATGCAATAGAACTTGCTACTTTGCGTTCGGAAAAAATAGTCATAACCACTCAG TTGGATGCATTGAAACATGAAAAAAGTCAAATGGAAGATCAAATGCGAATTTTGGCTGAAAAGCATTCTCGAGAAATGGAAATACAACAGCTACAAAGTCTACAAACATTTCGTGCTTATCGAGAA GTGTTTGAAGAGTTCAAAGTAGAGCTTGAAAATAGATGGAGGGGCTTACTTGATGATGCAATCCAAGACGCTGTGTTTTTAAATGCACGCAATACCGAAATGATGGAGAACAATACAAAACTTCAACTCG AAGTTGCTCAGCTGAAAGATGACAGAAGCATTAAGCCAAGTCGGGCAAACAACAAGGCTTGA